The following DNA comes from Terriglobia bacterium.
CACGCCGCATCCCCCTCCGAAACCGTTCCTCGCGCCGCGCGCGGCATCCGACGACAGTATACCGGCTCGCGCGAGCGTCCTCGCGGCCACCGTGGGCCGCCCGGGAGGGTGTAGACTCGGCGGCGGCGGACGCGAACGGGGGCCCACGCGGAGATGCGCGCGTTGAGAGTCGGGGTAGAGTGGCGCGGCATGAGCCCCGCTCGGCTCCGACGGGGCTGGAAGCGCGCGGACCTTCACGTTCACACGAGCTTCTCCGGGTGGGGGCACTTGCGGCTCATCGGCGCCAGGGACTGTTACGTGACGCCGGACGCGGCGTTCGAGGCGGCCCGCGCGCGGGGAATGCACTTCGTCTGTTTCACCGATCACAACACGATCGCCGGCGCGCTCGATTTCCTCTCGAGACGCCCGGACGAGGCGCATCGGGTGATCGTCGGCGAGGAGGTGGACACGTCGATTCCGGGGTCCTCGCAGCGCCTTCACGTCGGCGTGCTCGGAGTGGACGAGAGACTCCACGTCGACATCGCACGCCTGCGCGGCAACGTCTTCCACCTGATCGCCGAGCTGCGCTCGCGGGGGGTCTTTTTCGCTCTCAACCATCCGTTCCGCGGGTCCCGCTCGGTTCGTTCCGCGCGCCGCGACCTTGCCAGCGTGCTTCCGCTGGTTCCCGCCATCGAGGTTTGCAACGGATCCGAGCCGGCGAGCCACGGCAGGATCCTGAAGGAGATGTTCGCCTCGGGGAACTTCGGTCCGAAGGTCCTGGTCGGCGGAAGCGACGCGCACCGCGCCCAGCGCGTCGGGACCGTGCACACGGCGGCTCCGGGGCGGTCGACCTCGGAGTATCTCGAGAACCTCAAGCGCGGCATCTGCGCGGTCGGCGGAGAACCGGCCGGTCTCCGGGCTCTCCTGTGGGACGTGTATTCGATCATCGGCAGCTACTATGGGCAGCTGCTCGGGGATCTCGGATCGAAGCGGCGGCGCGGGCGCCATCTTCCCGGCGCGGTGGCGCTCGTCCCGGCCGTTCTGGCGGGTGTGCCCCTGATCCTCACGGCGGCCCAGGCCTGCCACCGGGAGTGGATCGCCCGCCGTGGCCGCTGGGAGACGCTGGACGGCTCCCCCGTCGGCGCGACGGTGGTGCCTACTCCATCGCCGCCAGCACCTCGTCGAGGGAGACCGTGGCGAACGTCGTGGCGTAGTCGGACATCGCGTACGGGATGACGAGCTGCCGCCCGCGCAGGAGGCTGCCGCACGAATAGACGACGTTGGGCACGTACCCTTCGCGCTCGTTCTCGCTGGGCCGGATGAGGGGTTCCCTCAGGCGGCCGGCGACCCGGGTCGGATCGTCGCGGTCCAGCAGGAAGGCGCCGATGCAGTACTTCCGCATCGGCCCCACCCCGTGGCTGATCACGAGCCAGCCGGCCTCGGTCTCGATCGGCGAGCCGCAGTTGCCGATCTGGATGAGCTCCCACGGGAACGTCGGCTTCAGGACGAGCTGCGCCGTCTGCCAGAAGTGCAGATGGTCCGAGAACATGACGTAGAGGTTCTCCTGGTCCTGGCGTCCCAGCATCGCGTAGAGGCCGCCGATCTTCCGCGGAAAGAGCGCCATCCCCTTGTTCCGCACCGCCGGCCCGTTCAGCGTGATGAACTTGAAGTGGCGGAAGTCGGGGGTCTCGAGGAATTGCGGCAGGACCAGCTTGCCGTCGTAGGCGGTGTAGGTGGCGTAGTAGGTCCGAGTGCCGTCGTCGTTCACGAACTGCACAAAACGCGCGTCCTCGATGCCGTTCCTCTGCGACGGCGTGACCGGGAACAGCACGCGCTCCGACAGGCGCGAGTCCGGCGCGAACTGCACCTCGTAGTTCGACTGGGCCAGCGCCAGGGTCTTCCGGGCGACCGAGGCGGTCTCCTGGTCGCGCGCTCCGAGCTGCTCCGTGGCGAGACGGATGCCGGCGCGGAGCTCGTCAAGCGTGAACGCGTCCCCCAGGCCTTCGAGGACCCGCCGGGTGAAGTCGCCCACGAGACCGAGCTCCTGGAGCTTCCGCGCGAACAGGCCTTTCTCGTAGGACGCGTTGGGGACCTGATCGGGCTCGAGGCTGTAACGGGTGGGCGGATTGACCGTGATGGCGCCCTCCTCGTCCAGGGTGCCCGTGCGAAACGTGATCGACGAGATGTGCCCCTCACCCGTCGCCCTCAGGCTCAGGACGAAGCGCAGCGAGCCGGACGGGAGGTCCTCCTGGTCCGGGTGCGGAACGATCGAGGGATTGAACAGCGCCGCGGCCTCGAGGGAGTACTCGTGGGTGAAGTACGCGCCGAGCAACAGCTGCCGCTCGACCGTGAGCTTCTGGCCGGCACGCAGCCAGGGTCGCACCTGGTCGAACCTCCGTCTCAGGTACTCCCGGATCTCTATGTGGCGCTCGCCGAACTCCGCCTCCACCGCCTCGAGCAGGGCTCGAACCTCGCTTTCGTCCAAGGCCAGGACCTGGGCGCAGATCTTGCCGATGCGCTGCCGGCTCGCGAGATGGAGCGGCCGGGCCAGCACCCGCGTCCGGTCCGGATGGAGGACGAGGCCGCTCCGTCGGACGGTGACGGCGCTCATCGGATGGCGAGCGTCAAGGAGCCGGCTCGTTGAACACGGTCACCGCGTTCTGCATGATCCGCATCTCGGCGAGCGAGAGCAGGAAGGCGAGCGTCGATTCGGCCCCCTGGTTGCCGTTCACGCGGTCCACGTGCAGCGCGTCGCGACAGCCGCCCGTGTTCGGGGAGTAGAGCTCCAGCCCGAGATCGTTCCAGCCGAGGAACCAGTCGAAGGCCCGATGGGCCTGCTCGTACCACCAGGGGTCCGAGGTCACCCGGTACGCCTCGAGGCAGGCCGACACCATCGCCTGCGCCTCGACCGGCTGCTGGTCGAAGAGCGCGCGCGGGCCGCCCCGCCGGTAGAACCCGTTGCTTCCGATCGGCCGGAAGTGGCCGTTCTCCGACGTCTGGACCTCCGCCAGCCACCTTAGCCCGTCGAGGCCCCGCTCGAAGACCGCCTGCTGGCCGGAGGCGCGCCCGCTCAGGATCAGGGCGTGCGCGAGCTTGGCGTTGTCGTAGGTCAGGTCGTCCTCGAACCAGGGCCAGTCCGGCTTCGCCGAGCGCTCGAACAGCTCCATGAGGCGCACCATGAGAGCGTCGCCGATCTGGTGGACCTGGCGGTCCCCGCTCATCCGGCGCAGGTACTCGTGAATGCCGAGGAGGGCGAACGCCCACGCCCTGGGGGAGGTGAAATCCGTCACCGCCGGCAGCGCCTGCGCGAAGAGCTGGCCGGCCATCACCTGGAAGCTCCGATAGGGCGACCGCCCCGCCCCGAGGCCCAGGGCCCAGAGCGCCCGGCCGTGGCAGTCCTCCGAGCCCCTCTCGTCCAGCCAGCGGCGGTCGAAGCTCAGGTGATTGTGGAAGCGCCCGGTGGCGGGATCGAACGCGTGATTCAGGAACGCGGCGTACGTGGTGGCCAGCGTCCGCGCGCGCGCCGAGTCCTCCTCCAGCTCGTCGAGCAGCACCGCGAGGATGAAGGCCCTGGCGTTGTCGTCCGTGCAGTACCCCTCGGAGAAGTTCGGCACGGTGAGGATCGCGTGCTGGAACATCCCCGTCGAGTCGGTCATCCGCGAGAGGTGCTCCAGCTTCATCTCGGGCAGGTCGCGAGGCTGCTGGTCGAGCGTCTTCGTCGCGAACGACTTGCGGGACAGAGCCGCCCTTTGGAGTCGCGCCAGCTCGAAGGAGCGCCAGTAGAGCCGCGCCGTGTTGCTCCAGACCATCTCGCGCCCCAGCTTGTAGGCGTTCTTGCGCATGGCGTGCCGGCGGGTGTCCTCGCGCAGCAATCCGATCACCGCCCGCGCCAGGGCCTCGTCGTCGCCGAACGGCACGAGCACGCCGCGATCGTCCGCCAGGAGCTCCGCGGCGTGCCAGTACGGGGTGGAGATCACGGCCTTGCCGGCGCCGAACGCGTACGCCAGGGTGCCCGAGGTGATCTGCGCCTCGTTGAGATACGGCGTGACGTACAGGTCCGCGGCGCCGATGAACTCCTTCAGCTCCTCGAGCTCCACGAACCGGTTGTAGAAGATGACGTTGCGGTCCACCCGGTTCTTCTTCGCGAGGCGCTCGAGGCCGAGGCGGTAGGCTTCGCCCTGCTCGCGCAGCTCGTTCGGGTGCGTGGCCCCGACGACGACGTAGACCACCTCGGGGAACTCCGCGAGCACCCGCGGCAGCGCGTTCAGGACGTGCTCGATCCCCTTGTTCGGGGAGAGCAGCCCGAACGTGAGCAGCACCGTCCTCCCCTCGACGCCGAACTGGTCCTTGTAGTAGTTCGGATCGACGAACGGGATGTCCGGGATGCCGTGCGGGATCAGATCGATCTTGGCCGGAGGCGCCTGGTACACCTCCTGCAGCATCCGCCGACCGCGCTCGGCCATGACCACGAGGCGGGTCGAGCGTGCGATCAGCTCCTGCATCACGCGCCGCTGGTCGGCGTTCGGCTCGCTGAGGACCGTGTGGAGCGTCGTGACGACGGGCATCCGGAGCTCGCGCAGGAGCGCCAGGAGGTGGCGGCCGGCGGGTCCGCCGTAGATCCCGAACTCGTGCTGCACGGAGACGATGTCCACGTTGCCGATGTTCAGGAAGTCCGCCGCGCGCTGGTAGGACGGGAGGTCCTGCTCCTCGATCTCGAACCGGACGACCTCCGGATAGTCGTAGCCGCCCTCGACGTCGTTGACCGGCACCGCGAAGCACTGGCTGCCGGGATGCTCCTCCGCCACGGCCGTGAGCAGGTCGGACGTGAACGTCGCGATGCCGCACTTGCGCGGAAGGTAATCGCCGAGGAAGGCGATCCGCCGGATCTCGGAGCTCTTCTGCGCGGGTTCGCTCACGACCGGAGAGTCTCTCCGGGCTCTTCTCCGGAATCAAGGAGAATCTTCCGGCCGGCCGGGCCGCTCCGGCGCGCGGGGGCCGGGATCACGCCGTCCCCAGCTCCGGCGTGCGCTCCGCCGGGGAGAGGAGCGAGGCGTAGCCGCCGAGCTTACGCTCGTACACGCGGCGATAGTAGTCCGGCAGCGCGGTCGATCGGCCTTCGTGGAACGCCCGGAACGTGAGGTCGGTCTCGAGCAGGCCCCGGATGCGGCGGAACGCGGAGAGGAACTTCTTCATCGCGACGCTCCTGAGCGCGTGCAGCGCCCGGAGCGTCGGAGGTGCGTCCGTGAGCAGCCGGCTCACGATCATCGTGGCGGAGGTCATGGACGCGTACATGTCCGCCAGCTTCTCGTAGTACTCGACCGGGTGGTAATGCTCGAGCGTCGTGACCAGGTAGGGGGTGTAGTAGAAGCTGAACGGCATGGAGCGGAGGATCCGCCCCTGGGCGAGGCACCGGTCGTAGAGGGGCGTGCCCCCGAAGGGCGTCGGGATGTTGATCGTGGGCCAGACGAAGGGTAGCCGGCGCATGAATTCCCGGGTCAGCTCCACCGGCTCGTCCCCGCGGTCCACGTCGGTGCCGAACATGAAATTCGCCTGCAAGCCCACGACGTGGTCTCGCAGCTCCCCGAAGCGCGCGACGAGTTGCTCGAGCCGGTCCCTGCCCACGCTCCCGCCGACGCCGACCTTCTCGGAGTACGCCTGCCACGACTCGACCCCGGGCGCGACGTAGACGCAGCGCGTGTCCTTGAGGCGCCTCAGCCGAGGTCCCTTGAGCAGGGAGAGGGAGCTTTCCATGACGTAGGGGTTGCGGGCGGGGGGCGGCATCCGCTCCATCACCGACAGGACCTGATCGAACTTCACCCCGAAGTTCGGATCGTGGTACGCGACCATGACCCGGGGCCAGCGGCTCGAGATGAAGGAGAGGTCGGCTTCGAGGCGGTCGAGGGGAAGGAGGGCGTAGTCGTTGCTCCAGTCGACGCAGAAGTCGCAGGCGTAGGGGCAGCCCACGCTGCTCAACAGGGGAACGATGCTGGACCAGACCGGCCTCCCGCGCGCGAATGCGGAGATCTCGATCTCGGGCA
Coding sequences within:
- a CDS encoding PHP domain-containing protein, whose product is MRVGVEWRGMSPARLRRGWKRADLHVHTSFSGWGHLRLIGARDCYVTPDAAFEAARARGMHFVCFTDHNTIAGALDFLSRRPDEAHRVIVGEEVDTSIPGSSQRLHVGVLGVDERLHVDIARLRGNVFHLIAELRSRGVFFALNHPFRGSRSVRSARRDLASVLPLVPAIEVCNGSEPASHGRILKEMFASGNFGPKVLVGGSDAHRAQRVGTVHTAAPGRSTSEYLENLKRGICAVGGEPAGLRALLWDVYSIIGSYYGQLLGDLGSKRRRGRHLPGAVALVPAVLAGVPLILTAAQACHREWIARRGRWETLDGSPVGATVVPTPSPPAPRRGRPWRTSWRSRTSRTG
- a CDS encoding radical SAM protein — translated: MRIGILDVLVDSPRTWINFAYRGILKKQYASIVPQAVAVWCRQLGHEVAYAAYYGQDDPKRLLPDDLHLVFLSTYTQSSALAYALAKLYRKEGTLTVIGGPHARSFPADCLRFFDWVVLECDKTLVGDLLKGAFKRNSVITSGRPLHDIPSVEERLPEIEISAFARGRPVWSSIVPLLSSVGCPYACDFCVDWSNDYALLPLDRLEADLSFISSRWPRVMVAYHDPNFGVKFDQVLSVMERMPPPARNPYVMESSLSLLKGPRLRRLKDTRCVYVAPGVESWQAYSEKVGVGGSVGRDRLEQLVARFGELRDHVVGLQANFMFGTDVDRGDEPVELTREFMRRLPFVWPTINIPTPFGGTPLYDRCLAQGRILRSMPFSFYYTPYLVTTLEHYHPVEYYEKLADMYASMTSATMIVSRLLTDAPPTLRALHALRSVAMKKFLSAFRRIRGLLETDLTFRAFHEGRSTALPDYYRRVYERKLGGYASLLSPAERTPELGTA
- a CDS encoding glycoside hydrolase family 130 protein, with product MSAVTVRRSGLVLHPDRTRVLARPLHLASRQRIGKICAQVLALDESEVRALLEAVEAEFGERHIEIREYLRRRFDQVRPWLRAGQKLTVERQLLLGAYFTHEYSLEAAALFNPSIVPHPDQEDLPSGSLRFVLSLRATGEGHISSITFRTGTLDEEGAITVNPPTRYSLEPDQVPNASYEKGLFARKLQELGLVGDFTRRVLEGLGDAFTLDELRAGIRLATEQLGARDQETASVARKTLALAQSNYEVQFAPDSRLSERVLFPVTPSQRNGIEDARFVQFVNDDGTRTYYATYTAYDGKLVLPQFLETPDFRHFKFITLNGPAVRNKGMALFPRKIGGLYAMLGRQDQENLYVMFSDHLHFWQTAQLVLKPTFPWELIQIGNCGSPIETEAGWLVISHGVGPMRKYCIGAFLLDRDDPTRVAGRLREPLIRPSENEREGYVPNVVYSCGSLLRGRQLVIPYAMSDYATTFATVSLDEVLAAME
- a CDS encoding glycosyltransferase family 4 protein, with the protein product MSEPAQKSSEIRRIAFLGDYLPRKCGIATFTSDLLTAVAEEHPGSQCFAVPVNDVEGGYDYPEVVRFEIEEQDLPSYQRAADFLNIGNVDIVSVQHEFGIYGGPAGRHLLALLRELRMPVVTTLHTVLSEPNADQRRVMQELIARSTRLVVMAERGRRMLQEVYQAPPAKIDLIPHGIPDIPFVDPNYYKDQFGVEGRTVLLTFGLLSPNKGIEHVLNALPRVLAEFPEVVYVVVGATHPNELREQGEAYRLGLERLAKKNRVDRNVIFYNRFVELEELKEFIGAADLYVTPYLNEAQITSGTLAYAFGAGKAVISTPYWHAAELLADDRGVLVPFGDDEALARAVIGLLREDTRRHAMRKNAYKLGREMVWSNTARLYWRSFELARLQRAALSRKSFATKTLDQQPRDLPEMKLEHLSRMTDSTGMFQHAILTVPNFSEGYCTDDNARAFILAVLLDELEEDSARARTLATTYAAFLNHAFDPATGRFHNHLSFDRRWLDERGSEDCHGRALWALGLGAGRSPYRSFQVMAGQLFAQALPAVTDFTSPRAWAFALLGIHEYLRRMSGDRQVHQIGDALMVRLMELFERSAKPDWPWFEDDLTYDNAKLAHALILSGRASGQQAVFERGLDGLRWLAEVQTSENGHFRPIGSNGFYRRGGPRALFDQQPVEAQAMVSACLEAYRVTSDPWWYEQAHRAFDWFLGWNDLGLELYSPNTGGCRDALHVDRVNGNQGAESTLAFLLSLAEMRIMQNAVTVFNEPAP